The Raphanus sativus cultivar WK10039 unplaced genomic scaffold, ASM80110v3 Scaffold1661, whole genome shotgun sequence sequence acacacacatatatatatatatatatatatatatatatatatatatatatatatatatatatatatatatattatatatagatattatcattagaacaaagaaaaaaattgaagtaaGAGCAAATATTTATGGCCACGGGTCAAacaatagaaataaacaacaatggcgtaaaattttgttttaacaaatttattttgatttcaaatatgtttatatattttatgtatttataaattattttatttgttattaagaatgtTAAGATTTTGGAGTTggaaaaattatgacccatttctatattattttaattaggaatttaaaatttatatcaaaatattttttaaaattttaatttttattataactacaaatttttaatttttaatctaaattaatgtttaaatattacaaatatatcatttataaataaaaaactaaaaacataaaataaatacccttccggttgggcgggtcaagatctagtattaTTTAAGTTTAAAGTGGTTGAGGAATCTAGActgtaatatataataaaataaaataaaaattgcagTACGAGTTATTCTAACTAAACCATTTGCTTTCTGATTCTATTACTTTGGTATATgaaaaattttgaaatccaaAATTCAGTTGTAGTTACGGGTCCTAAATCATGGATATAGTACTTTTGTATCCAAAGAAATTTTAGATTCCATTcgatttagattttttggttaGTTAggttaaaaaagttaaaaagttggggttttttttagttaattcttttggtttcaaataaaaaatcaattcagataatttttagtattatggataaaaaatgttatagtaatttaatttttggatatttcgaatatataaattatattatagatattctggtaactattttgtttttggttcaattttgGTTCGATTTTGACTTTTGGATTctagaaatataaaattcactAGTATAATTGACATGATTCAAATCTCATTTTTGGTTCAGTTCGTTTGGTTTTTCCATTCCGTATAAATGTGCTGAGCTTACtttcagtttatataaaaagaaaatttgatgaCATATTTTTCTCACCCTGAATTAAAATTGggggtttttaaatttctttttggttttaaaataaaaatcaattcaGATAACTTTTAGTATTTTGGatagaaatattataataatttaattttggatatttcgaatacataaattatattatagatattcGGGTACCTATTTTATTTTCGGTTCAGTTTTGCCTCGGTCTCGACTTTCTAATTCTAGAAATATAAGATCTATTAATATAATTGACATGAttcaaatctttttttggttcagttcgTTTTGGTTCTTTCATTCCAGATAAATGTGCTGAGCTTgctttcagttttttttctttcccaaattaaaatctaatctattaaaagggaagtacaaatagtatttaACCCTGAATTTTCCTCAATAATTACCATCACATGCCACTccttaaaccaattttaattacTTAAAATTAACCATTTTATATGGGCTTTGAATTATATGGCCTTCGAATTTTTTTCTGCAGGCATGGGCTTCATATATTGTTCAATGGGTTTCAAATAAAATTGCCAAAATCTTAATAATATAAGTGCATGTGTTTTCGATTaacttttcattattttcatgtTCATGACTATataatgtatttgtttttttaaatctatagaaccataattaaaatatagttttaagttttaaccataatatctatattatattataattttataaaacatatacagTCATGCTTAATAGTCTATCTTTTATACTTTAATACTTTTACcagtaaaatgaataaaaaacaatgaaaaagaATACAACCGGTTAATCAGTATTgtgaatgtttttaaattcaagtGAAAATCACAAATACTTATGAAGAACATACACCCGTACGGGCGTGCGGATCAAAAActagtatatattaaaacgGACCACAACCCAAACATACAACCTTGCAAACTTAAAGACCCAAACAAAAAAACccaagaaaattacaaaaaactcAAAAACCCCAGGCCCAAAGGGAACAGATCCCACCGACACTCAACACCCGCTTTCGCCCGAGTCCCGAGACCACCTTGAAATGCGACCGCCGAAAAAGCCTCCGTCGGGGAAAACTACACCGTTGCAGGGCCAATGTCTCACCGGTCGCACCACGCGCGTACACCTACGCCGCTTCCCACTTCATCACTGTAACCGTTCACCTTCTCCTTGTCTCATCCCGGCGGTTCCACCATAACCTACACTGCGCCACACCAGCGATCCTGTCACGGATTTGGTCTAACCGAGAGCTAATCCCACTCCAGACAAGCAACCTACTGAGCACTCTAAGCCCGAGCCACAAAACATTTGACATCCTTCTCTTGTCGTCGTCTTCATCATCGGAGAACGTCATCTACTACAGAGATCTCATCCACTATGACCCGCGAACCCACTGTAACGACAAGAGCTCCAACGCCACAACCACCATAgccaaaactaaaaagaaaaaaactaacaacCCAAAGAACTACAGGTTCTTTACCGACAGAGCAGAGCTATGTGAATCTCTATCCTCCGGAGCCAAGAGCCGGCAAAGACAGAGCTGAGTAAGCTTCCCCAATCCGGGAACTCGAACCGGCGGCGGCAGAGCTAGGAAGCATCCACCTCCCGAAGAAAAGCCGGCGTCGATAGATCTGCGGTAGCCTCCATCTCCCGGAATCGACAGTTTATCATGTGGACCGTTCTTCTTACGCCATGAGTCTTCACACGAAAGCGTTTTCTCTCCAAACACAAAACCACCGTAGAATAACGATTCCACTCCAAAGTTCAGACAAGGCGTCCGGTGAGAGATGGcgaagaagaagcaaaggaaGCGTCTTTTACGGTAGAAGAGAAGGTCCCGGCGAcggcacggacgctcacgcgccggccgtACGTTGAATCTGAACTCCGAtctgttttctctctcttctctctcttttctctctcgttaccttttctttgttattaattttgGATCTTGCtttcagtttatataaaaataaaccttGATGACATATTTTTCTCAAGCTGAATAAAAATAACTTCATATACTCGAACCCTTTACCTACTCCCAAAATCTCCACCAACCAAAACATTTTAACTCACAGTCGCGATCGAAGAGAGCGTTTCACTCCACAAGACGCCGAAACCAAAACGATaagagcgagagagagataTGATCTGCGTTAGAGCTCGGCCGCTATTTTCTTCACCGTTATCTCTCGCGTTCTCACCAACCAAACACTCCCCCCCTACCCACCTCCGTCTCCCTCTCTCCTCCTCACGACGCTCTCTCTCCGCCGCCTCaatgtcttcctcctcctccactccTCCTCCCGAGATCATCGAGCACATCGTCCTCTTCAAAGTCAAACCCGAAACCGACTCCTCCAAGATCGCCTCCATGATGAACGGCCTCAACGCCCTCGCCTCCCTCACCCAAGTCATCCACATCTCCGCCGCGCCTCTCCACCGCGTCAGATCCTCCCCCACCGCCTTCACCCACGTCCTCCACAGCCGGTACGTGTCCAAGGAGGATCTCAGCGCCTACGCCGCGCATCCCGACCACGTCCGCGTCGTCAAGGACTCCGTGCTGCCGATCTGCGAGGAGGTCATGGCCGTCGACTGGGTCGCGGATCGTGTCCCCGGAACCCTAGCTCCGCCTCCTGGCTCCGCCGCGAAACTCACTTTCCTTAAGCTGAAGGAGGATGATGGTGGTGCCAAGTCGGAGATTGTGGGCGTGATCAAGGGGCTTAGCGAGAAGCTTCCGGGGATTGGTCAGATCACTGTCGGAGAGAACTTCTCTCCGGCGAGAGCGAGAGGTTTCTCGATTGCGTCGATTGCGTTTTTTAAGGATGTGGGTGAGTTGGAGGCGGTGGATGGGCAGACGGAGTTGGTGGAtgtggagaaggagaaggttCGTGAGTTTGTTGATTCCACCATTGTCGTTGAGTTCGTGGTGCCTTCTGGTTTGGTTTCTGGGTTGTAGAATGTTTAGGGcatgtgtgtgttttgtgtAAACCATGAACAAATAAGAGCTAATAAGAGTTTCTGATTCTGTTTCGTACGATCGAGATATTAAGTTCGGTTTGTTATAAATTTGAAGTTCTCCCAGTTTTTTAGTCTTTTGTCTTATGTTGGCGTGTGTTGATGCAAAGTCGACTCTGATCTTAAGAGCTGTACTGATATTATTAGTTAGATGTTAAGAAACCATAATCTTGTGCTTACCTAAACGTTTGTGTCAGAACGATCTAAGTAATACAAGAGTTACTGAATTTGATCTGTCCGGTAATAATGTCTAAGTCCAGATCATTGCATCTGCCACTTTTGCTTTTAAGTTTCAATGCTAAGAGCTTTGTACATGTCCAGAAGAAGAGGGTTTCAGGCTAGGTTGTTTCTAGTTCCAGATTGAGTTCTTGATCACTGGCTGCAGATTGCGGTTAGTGattttgggtttaagattttttaaaatagggCTTATACAGTTTTGGTATGAGGAAGCCTTATACAATTTATGTTCAACTTTCATAGTGCATTACTAAACACTAAAATCATACCTATAATATAGTGTTTCAGTGATAATACGTTTTCTATGTCAATACTGACGAACATAACAGCAACATGTCGaagaaagcaaaagaaaaatatacatCAGAAGTCTATAAGGCTTTATTACTAAACTGTTGACATACATGAAATCATAAAGCATATGTGATCGAAAATAACAAAATGGAGAGGCAAAGCTGGTTTAGGGTTTTTACGATGCTACAAGGATATCTACTCCTTGGTTTCTTCTTCTGTTGAAACCTCGAAACCAGGGGGTATAAACACAATGTCGTCCCAGTTTGATGTTGCGCTTTCCTGCAATATCAAATCCAAAACTAGTTATTCTTAAAGAACCAACAATCTTGTTTTGATGTGTATATATTCTTTTACTGTTTTACCTTCATCCCTTTGACAATTTCTTCAAAAACTGCAACCTTTtggaaaatatacaaaaagCATGATTTTAATATGAGGTTCGAAAATTATGGATTTGACAAGAAATAGGAAATGACAAAAACCTGAATATCTCCCGGTTTCAGAGCAGGGTTGAGCCGGTTCTGTTGGCGGGAAGCTCGTTTCAGAGATTTTTCCAAGTCCTCCTGTAAGAAACAGAACACTGCTTTAAAGGTTTTCAGATCAAAAGTGAAGATTACACAAAGAAGGTGATTGTGACCTTTCTGAAGAAAACAGGGCGATAACTCTTGTTATCACTTCGCAGAATCAAGCTCTTTGACTGAAGCAAAAGAAGTCAGGCTGTTAATAAATAGTATAGACACAATGGGTCGACTAGCAAAatagcaaaaaataaataaattaaaagcaTTGGCTCTTTTGCGCATAACCTGGAAAACTGGAACACCATTGAAGTCGTCATCAGCGAAACCAGCTGTTTTCCTTTCCTGTATACACACATAAAAGAGAGAGATACATTTAGAAACTAAGCGCAACTTCTACAAAGATTCATATCCATAAGAACAATGtgtaaaaaaatgtatcaaaacTGAATGCTAGTAGCGCAGTTCTGAAGAAAACAAACTATAGATGAGatgattaaagaaaaaaatgcttGTTTTACCAGAAACCTCAGAGCACAGTATCTAAGGCCAAATACATAATGCATAATGCATAATCTCTTGACACATTATCTGTAACAATATTATTAACACCAAAATGGAATCCTAAGAGTTTTACAATTATCATTATGAATGCTGCCAATCATGCTCAACAGATGTAAAAGTGGTGAAGCATCTAATTTAATGGAAAATCAACAAACCTTAAGAGCATTTTTAACTTGAGTAGACTCAGGAATCAACCTAAACGCCACACCATTAACTTTTAACTGGAAcacctgcaacaacaacaacaaaccaaaaaaaaaaaaaaatcagaacagCAAGAGTCAAGACACTAAGTATATGACAAACAAACTCCCTTTTCACCTTACTAAGAGCAAGAGCAACAACTTTGGAACCTTCTTTCTTCATCCGAGGGTCCATAATCTTCATCTGGTTAAGCAACGCCTCCGCATCTTCCTCCTTACAGAACAACAAACCCAGAGACTTCCCCGTGGATGTCCCCGACACCAACACAAACTCCTCATTCGAATTGCTCAGCGCGTAAACGGGAACACCCGCCAACCTCTCCTCCATATCGTCATCGGACAGCCCCGGACCACTGCTTCGTCGGACCGGAGCCGCCACCGCCGCCGCGACATGGGTCTTCTTCCCGCCGTCGTCGGAGATTCTCGCCCAGACGGGTTGTGGTGTGTTGTTGTTGGAAACGGAATCGAGAGCTTGCTTGGCCTTGGCTCGCAAGGAGTCGAGAGCAGAGAAGATGTTGTTGGGAGAAGAGTTGGGGTTGAAGagagggtttagggttttcgaAAGGTTGTTGAGTAAAACGGAGAATTGGGTTTGTATGTTGGAGAAGGATTGTTGCAAAGTCGGGTGCTTTTGGTGTTGGGATGATGAGGAAACTTTTGAATCCATCTTTCTTTCTGGGGGAAAATGCTTTGCGAGTGAGAAGAGAACACAGAGTTAGTGTGAGGGTTTTGCTAAGAAAGATTGATCCTTGACAGGGGATTTCGAAGCGATTGTGATCCTCTGTGGCTAGACATATCTTTTGATAATAATACCAACCATTCGGAATCAGCCGCGTGtatgtattttttcttttcttttaactcTTCGTGTGAATTCATAAGTGTCAAATCCTATACTTATATCATGCCTTCATGAAAACGTATAGGCTGCTAAACACATGCGGGATGTCCATTTTAAACGCACAGCTCAGGATGATCGATTGGAAGTATTTTGTTCAGTGGCTCCAGTTACTGTTTCATGAACGTTCTTGGGTCTTGAATTGAAATTTTGCACGTCAGTTTCTAGAAGATCAGTTTAACGCAATATTCGCCTTATTGGGCAAAGCATTGTtgttgttcagaaaaaaaagggCAAAGCATTGATACAATACAAAGGATTTATTTTTGGAAGAAACATAGCAAGCAATGTATAGCAGGGGATGTTTTAGTTGGAGTCAATAATGGTTGACTAAAGAGATGCGCAAAGACTAAGTTTTCAAAAGGCTAAGTTTAGCTCAGATTTAGCTTTGCTGGATATCCTTCGCTAAGCTCGAACAATGTGGATGCAATTGAACGTCTTTTGGAGCTAGAAACCATACTTGGAGAGCTATTTGCAAGAAGATGGGTATAGTATACATCATCGTTTTGCAAAACAAAAAGTTAGTTATTTACTATTTgtaattttgtattttgtaatcTCCTCGTGTAACACCTGCTTATTACAAGAGATCATGGCTAGGATTATCTCTAGTCTATTAGACTGTTCTATTTTTGACAAAGCAGTTTCACTCCTGGATTTGCAATTAAATACATACACGTCAATATTTATTACTGGCTGATTGCTAACTGTgttagggcctgactggtgtaaccgcagcggttgcggttgtggttgcgggagtttgcgggtgcgggtggttgcggttttaagcgttttttagagatttgtacgactggtatagctgttagaaattgttgcgtttgcgggactcttatgactggtaaactacaaaatgcaacatctgttaaataataatttaacaatatttatattttatgtaattataaaaatattaaaaatcataataatatgataaatataaaatttata is a genomic window containing:
- the LOC108812307 gene encoding stress-response A/B barrel domain-containing protein UP3, with product MICVRARPLFSSPLSLAFSPTKHSPPTHLRLPLSSSRRSLSAASMSSSSSTPPPEIIEHIVLFKVKPETDSSKIASMMNGLNALASLTQVIHISAAPLHRVRSSPTAFTHVLHSRYVSKEDLSAYAAHPDHVRVVKDSVLPICEEVMAVDWVADRVPGTLAPPPGSAAKLTFLKLKEDDGGAKSEIVGVIKGLSEKLPGIGQITVGENFSPARARGFSIASIAFFKDVGELEAVDGQTELVDVEKEKVREFVDSTIVVEFVVPSGLVSGL
- the LOC108812306 gene encoding protein TIC 22-like, chloroplastic — encoded protein: MDSKVSSSSQHQKHPTLQQSFSNIQTQFSVLLNNLSKTLNPLFNPNSSPNNIFSALDSLRAKAKQALDSVSNNNTPQPVWARISDDGGKKTHVAAAVAAPVRRSSGPGLSDDDMEERLAGVPVYALSNSNEEFVLVSGTSTGKSLGLLFCKEEDAEALLNQMKIMDPRMKKEGSKVVALALSKVFQLKVNGVAFRLIPESTQVKNALKERKTAGFADDDFNGVPVFQSKSLILRSDNKSYRPVFFRKEDLEKSLKRASRQQNRLNPALKPGDIQVAVFEEIVKGMKESATSNWDDIVFIPPGFEVSTEEETKE